From a region of the bacterium genome:
- a CDS encoding HAD-IC family P-type ATPase: MVRDTPSTRVRARASVRPWHQLESERVLHVLGSAPSGLTAPEARGRLRDFGANALAEREPPAPWRRYLRQFRSPLIYVLLVAAVVSFFVGERYDPYVILGIVLLNATIGYFQEARAEQALCALRRMTAPRAKVLREGRVHELPASEVVPGDVLVLEAGDRVAADARLLEVYELRVDESALTGESLPSAKDPAPLSAPDLPLGDRRNMVYMHTSVTLGRGRAVVVATGMASEVGAIAGEVASVSMTSPLLRQFRAFSRVLGASILGLIAVVLALGILRGLPPAGMFLVALSMAVSAIPEGLPIVVSVLLAVGVWRMARRNALIRNLPAVEALGSATVIATDKTGTLTLNQMTVQRLYVGGGWVRVTGEGYAPAGEVLPEPEGAPLPRAALRELAAASALCNDALLEEAEGAWRVLGDPTEGALQSLALKLGFDEDWPRLAEIPFASERRWMATLHEAPEGTVAYVKGALERLLPMAGSEFDAEGGLRPLDEAARARWQEAFEAMASRALRVLAVGRLAPPASLEALECPAGAGRLTLVGLVGMWDPPRPEAVEAVSVCQSAGIRVAMITGDHRVTASAIAERLGIARAGQRQVAEGREVEGLDEVQLAARVAEASVYARVSPAHKLRIVRALQASGEIVAMTGDGVNDAPALAQADIGVAMGGTGTEVAKGAADMVLVDDNFASIVAAVEEGRTIADNLRKVLHYLLSTTLAEILTISAAVAIGLPLPLLAVQILWINLVTDGVLDKALALERPEPGHMRKPPRVPGAPLVDRQMIRRMVAAALVMATGTLAVFAWELGRGGGLDRARTMAFVTLVAFQWFSAFVFRSIEQPLSRLGIFSNPWMLLGLAIAVALQLLAIYAPPLHAVLGTVPLSLGELARGVGVAASLPVLAELLKLALANRARQPNEPCE, translated from the coding sequence ATGGTCCGCGATACCCCCTCCACCCGCGTCAGGGCACGCGCCTCGGTCAGGCCCTGGCATCAGCTGGAAAGCGAGCGCGTCCTTCACGTTCTGGGATCCGCGCCCTCGGGCCTCACCGCCCCTGAGGCCCGAGGGCGCCTGCGGGACTTCGGCGCCAACGCGCTCGCCGAGCGCGAGCCGCCCGCGCCGTGGCGGCGCTACCTGCGCCAGTTCCGGAGCCCGCTCATCTATGTGCTGCTCGTGGCGGCGGTCGTCTCCTTCTTCGTGGGCGAGCGTTACGACCCCTACGTCATCCTCGGGATCGTCCTGCTCAACGCGACGATCGGCTACTTCCAGGAGGCCCGTGCCGAGCAGGCGCTCTGCGCCCTGCGCCGGATGACCGCCCCCAGGGCCAAGGTGCTGCGCGAGGGGAGGGTCCATGAGCTCCCCGCCTCCGAGGTGGTGCCCGGGGATGTGCTGGTGCTGGAGGCGGGGGATCGGGTGGCGGCGGACGCGCGCCTGCTCGAGGTCTACGAGCTGAGGGTGGACGAGTCGGCCCTGACCGGCGAGTCGCTGCCTTCGGCCAAGGACCCGGCTCCGCTTTCGGCCCCCGATTTGCCCCTCGGCGATCGCCGGAACATGGTCTACATGCACACGAGCGTCACCCTCGGCCGGGGGCGCGCGGTGGTGGTCGCCACCGGCATGGCCAGCGAGGTTGGCGCGATCGCGGGCGAGGTCGCGAGCGTCTCGATGACCTCACCCCTCCTGCGGCAGTTCCGGGCCTTCAGCCGGGTCCTGGGCGCCAGCATCCTGGGCCTCATCGCCGTTGTGCTCGCGCTCGGGATCCTGCGGGGGCTGCCGCCCGCCGGGATGTTTCTAGTGGCGCTCAGCATGGCGGTTTCGGCCATCCCGGAGGGGCTGCCCATCGTCGTGTCGGTCCTGCTCGCGGTGGGCGTCTGGCGCATGGCCCGGCGCAACGCCCTCATTCGCAACCTGCCCGCCGTCGAGGCCCTCGGCTCGGCGACCGTGATTGCGACGGACAAGACCGGCACCCTCACTCTGAACCAGATGACGGTCCAGCGTCTCTACGTGGGGGGCGGCTGGGTGCGGGTGACGGGCGAGGGCTACGCCCCGGCGGGGGAGGTGCTGCCCGAGCCGGAGGGCGCGCCCCTGCCACGGGCAGCGCTCCGGGAGCTTGCGGCGGCCAGCGCCCTCTGCAACGACGCCCTCCTCGAGGAGGCCGAGGGTGCCTGGCGCGTGCTCGGGGACCCTACCGAGGGGGCCTTGCAGAGCCTCGCGCTCAAGCTGGGCTTCGACGAGGACTGGCCCCGCCTCGCCGAGATCCCCTTCGCCTCGGAGCGCCGCTGGATGGCGACCCTTCACGAGGCCCCGGAAGGTACGGTCGCTTACGTCAAGGGCGCCCTGGAGCGCCTCTTGCCGATGGCCGGAAGCGAGTTCGACGCCGAAGGGGGGCTGCGGCCCCTGGACGAGGCCGCCCGCGCACGGTGGCAGGAGGCTTTCGAGGCCATGGCGAGCCGAGCCCTCAGAGTGCTCGCGGTGGGGCGCCTGGCTCCACCTGCGAGCCTCGAGGCCCTCGAGTGTCCGGCCGGGGCGGGCCGGCTCACCCTGGTGGGGCTCGTCGGCATGTGGGATCCGCCGCGGCCCGAGGCAGTTGAGGCCGTGAGCGTCTGCCAGTCCGCAGGCATCCGGGTCGCCATGATCACAGGAGACCACCGCGTCACGGCGAGCGCCATCGCCGAGCGCCTGGGGATCGCGCGGGCCGGACAGCGTCAGGTCGCCGAGGGGCGCGAGGTCGAGGGGCTGGACGAGGTCCAGCTCGCGGCCCGGGTGGCTGAGGCGTCGGTCTACGCCAGGGTGTCCCCCGCGCACAAGCTGCGGATCGTCCGGGCCCTCCAGGCTTCGGGCGAGATCGTGGCCATGACGGGCGACGGGGTCAACGACGCGCCGGCTCTCGCCCAGGCGGACATCGGGGTGGCCATGGGGGGCACCGGCACCGAGGTCGCCAAGGGGGCCGCCGACATGGTGCTGGTGGACGACAACTTCGCGAGCATCGTCGCGGCCGTCGAGGAGGGCCGCACCATTGCCGATAACCTCCGAAAGGTCCTGCATTACCTCCTCTCGACCACCCTGGCCGAGATTCTTACCATCTCGGCGGCGGTGGCGATTGGGCTGCCGCTCCCCCTCCTGGCGGTCCAGATCCTCTGGATCAACCTGGTCACCGATGGCGTGCTCGATAAGGCTCTGGCCCTCGAGCGGCCCGAGCCCGGCCACATGCGCAAGCCGCCCCGGGTGCCGGGCGCGCCGCTCGTCGATCGGCAGATGATCCGTCGGATGGTCGCGGCCGCCCTGGTCATGGCGACGGGCACCCTCGCCGTTTTCGCCTGGGAGCTCGGGCGGGGGGGGGGGCTCGATCGGGCCCGGACCATGGCCTTCGTCACCCTGGTGGCCTTCCAGTGGTTCAGCGCTTTCGTGTTCCGCTCGATCGAGCAGCCCCTTTCGCGCCTGGGGATCTTCTCGAACCCATGGATGCTCTTGGGTCTTGCGATCGCGGTGGCGCTCCAACTGCTCGCGATCTACGCCCCGCCCCTCCATGCGGTGCTCGGCACGGTGCCGCTCTCGCTCGGCGAGCTCGCGCGCGGGGTCGGGGTCGCGGCGAGCCTGCCGGTCCTCGCCGAGCTTCTCAAGCTCGCCCTCGCGAACCGGGCTAGGCAACCAAACGAGCCTTGCGAGTGA
- a CDS encoding 3-isopropylmalate dehydrogenase (catalyzes the oxidation of 3-isopropylmalate to 3-carboxy-4-methyl-2-oxopentanoate in leucine biosynthesis), which yields MRTIHVGLVPGDGIGPEVMEEARRVLEAAGLRFGFGVELSRGLIGDAALAAGKSSLPIETVQLCEQAEGVLLGPVGGAHWSHITHLSEPKLAMQRLHGWLGAYANLRPFHIDDSLLGISPYRREIVRGVDLMVVRDVSAGLYFGHPRGIEVSEGRRVAVNTLVYSESEIERVAHAGFQAAAHRRNHLALATLAKVLESGELWLEVVTALSASYPQVRFTPIDLDQCMLELSLNPRRFDVILAEILAGELLSTQAASLSGSMGLHPSAVLCRKGGGLFSPGHGSAPSLQGEGRANPTAAILAAALMLEMALGMPEEAAGIRRAVSDAIAAGARTFDICQHNRKPLSTRAFVDRVITALRAPG from the coding sequence GTGAGGACGATCCACGTGGGCCTGGTGCCAGGCGACGGCATCGGCCCGGAGGTCATGGAGGAAGCTCGGCGGGTGCTGGAGGCGGCTGGGCTGCGCTTCGGCTTCGGGGTCGAGCTGAGCCGTGGGCTGATCGGCGATGCCGCGCTCGCAGCGGGGAAGTCGTCCCTGCCCATCGAGACGGTGCAATTGTGCGAGCAGGCAGAAGGGGTGCTGCTCGGTCCGGTCGGCGGCGCCCACTGGAGCCACATCACCCACCTCTCGGAGCCCAAGCTCGCCATGCAGCGCCTTCACGGCTGGCTTGGGGCCTACGCCAACCTGCGCCCCTTCCACATCGATGATAGCCTGCTCGGGATTTCCCCGTATCGGCGCGAGATCGTCCGGGGCGTGGATCTGATGGTCGTGCGGGACGTGTCGGCGGGGCTGTACTTCGGGCATCCCCGCGGCATCGAGGTGAGCGAGGGCCGCCGGGTGGCGGTGAACACCCTGGTCTATTCGGAGAGCGAGATCGAGCGGGTCGCGCACGCCGGCTTCCAGGCCGCCGCGCATCGTCGCAACCACCTGGCCCTGGCGACGCTCGCCAAGGTGCTCGAAAGCGGCGAGCTCTGGCTGGAGGTGGTCACCGCGCTGAGCGCGTCCTACCCGCAGGTGCGCTTCACCCCGATCGATCTCGATCAGTGCATGCTGGAGCTTTCCCTCAACCCTCGCCGCTTCGATGTCATCCTGGCCGAGATCTTGGCCGGGGAGCTGCTCTCGACCCAGGCGGCGAGCCTTTCGGGCTCCATGGGCCTCCACCCCTCGGCCGTTCTCTGCCGGAAGGGCGGCGGGCTCTTCTCGCCGGGGCACGGCTCGGCCCCCAGCCTGCAGGGCGAGGGGCGCGCGAACCCGACGGCGGCCATCCTGGCGGCGGCTTTGATGCTCGAGATGGCGCTCGGCATGCCCGAGGAGGCCGCGGGGATCCGGCGGGCGGTGAGCGACGCCATCGCCGCCGGGGCGAGGACCTTCGACATCTGCCAGCACAACCGCAAGCCGCTCTCGACCCGGGCCTTCGTGGATCGGGTGATCACGGCCCTGAGGGCCCCAGGCTAG
- a CDS encoding Crp/Fnr family transcriptional regulator has product MAPKEVPLTSSTNAVAFLQRVSIFKGVSPESLSRVAAITGEKTYAKKSIIFHEGDEGDTLYILKVGRVKISKITEDGREKTLTIMQPGDFFGEMAIFDNLPRSATAEVIDDAATVYTVAKRDFERILSENPSIAMQIMGDLTRRIRQVNQQVEDLAFKDVHERVASTLNLLSKSEGRAIGSKVLINLKMTHQDLANMVGSSRETVTRALNRLQDDGVISIAHQQITINQPNALVRWR; this is encoded by the coding sequence TTGGCGCCCAAGGAAGTTCCCCTGACGTCTTCGACGAACGCCGTCGCTTTCCTCCAGCGGGTCTCGATCTTCAAGGGGGTCTCGCCCGAGAGCCTGTCCCGCGTCGCCGCGATCACCGGCGAGAAGACCTACGCCAAGAAGAGCATCATCTTCCATGAGGGCGACGAGGGGGACACCCTCTACATCCTCAAGGTCGGCCGCGTGAAGATCTCGAAGATCACCGAGGATGGCCGCGAGAAAACCCTCACCATCATGCAGCCCGGTGACTTCTTCGGTGAGATGGCCATCTTCGACAATCTCCCCCGCTCGGCGACCGCCGAGGTCATCGACGATGCGGCCACGGTCTACACCGTCGCCAAGCGCGACTTCGAGCGGATCCTCTCGGAGAACCCCTCCATCGCCATGCAGATCATGGGCGATCTCACCCGTCGCATCCGTCAGGTCAACCAGCAGGTTGAGGACCTGGCCTTCAAGGACGTGCACGAGCGCGTCGCGAGCACCCTTAACCTGCTCTCCAAGAGCGAAGGGCGCGCCATCGGCAGCAAGGTGCTCATCAACCTCAAGATGACCCACCAGGACCTGGCCAACATGGTCGGCTCCAGCCGCGAGACCGTCACCCGCGCCCTCAACCGTCTCCAGGACGACGGGGTCATCTCGATCGCCCACCAGCAGATCACCATCAACCAGCCCAACGCCCTCGTTCGTTGGAGATAG
- the wecB gene encoding UDP-N-acetylglucosamine 2-epimerase (non-hydrolyzing) has protein sequence MNKPTVLCVFGTRPEAIKMAPVVLAIAKAHDLDLKVCVTAQHRQMLDQVLDLFGIVPDADLDLMQPGQTLPDLTGRVLTQLTPVLKELKPQLVLVHGDTSTTMASSLAAFYEQIPVGHVEAGLRTEDLYNPFPEEMNRRVASQLTRLHFAPTSKAVDNLRRDGISSEGIFLTGNTVIDALLETAGKIDAPATGRRTILVTAHRRENWGEPLRDICWAVRDLVERNPDVDVVFPAHLNPIVQNTAREILGGLDRVAIIDPLDYAPFVKAMKEATLILTDSGGVQEEGPSLGKPVLVMRTTTERPEAVEAGTVRLVGVEREVIFNNAQELLDDPAAYARMANAVNPYGDGHAAARIVEAIRFFFGLRSDRPTDEFHPQAPVKA, from the coding sequence GTGAATAAACCCACTGTTCTCTGCGTCTTCGGCACCCGCCCCGAGGCCATCAAGATGGCGCCGGTGGTCCTTGCGATCGCCAAGGCTCACGATCTGGACCTCAAGGTCTGCGTCACCGCCCAGCACCGTCAGATGCTCGACCAGGTCCTGGACCTCTTCGGCATCGTCCCGGACGCTGATCTGGACCTGATGCAGCCGGGCCAGACCCTGCCGGACCTCACGGGCCGGGTCCTCACCCAGCTCACCCCCGTCCTCAAGGAGCTCAAGCCCCAGCTGGTGCTCGTCCACGGCGACACCAGCACCACCATGGCAAGCAGCCTGGCCGCCTTCTACGAGCAGATCCCGGTGGGGCACGTGGAGGCGGGCCTGCGCACCGAGGATCTCTACAACCCCTTCCCCGAGGAGATGAACCGGCGCGTGGCGAGCCAGCTCACCCGCCTGCACTTCGCCCCGACGTCCAAGGCGGTCGATAACCTCCGCCGCGACGGGATTTCGAGCGAGGGGATCTTCCTGACGGGTAACACGGTCATCGACGCCTTGCTCGAGACCGCCGGCAAGATCGACGCCCCCGCCACCGGTCGCCGGACGATCCTGGTGACGGCCCACCGCCGCGAGAACTGGGGCGAGCCCCTGCGCGACATCTGCTGGGCGGTCCGGGATCTGGTCGAGCGCAACCCCGACGTGGACGTGGTCTTCCCCGCCCACCTGAACCCCATCGTCCAGAACACCGCCCGCGAGATCCTGGGCGGGCTCGACCGAGTGGCGATCATCGATCCGCTCGATTACGCCCCCTTCGTCAAGGCCATGAAGGAAGCGACCCTCATCCTGACCGACTCGGGCGGCGTGCAGGAAGAGGGGCCGAGCCTCGGCAAGCCGGTGCTCGTCATGCGCACCACCACCGAGCGCCCCGAGGCGGTCGAGGCGGGCACCGTCCGCCTGGTGGGCGTCGAGCGCGAGGTCATCTTCAACAACGCTCAGGAGCTGCTGGACGACCCCGCGGCCTACGCCCGGATGGCGAACGCGGTGAACCCCTACGGCGATGGTCATGCGGCTGCGCGCATCGTCGAGGCGATCCGCTTCTTCTTCGGTCTTAGAAGCGATCGCCCGACCGACGAGTTCCACCCTCAGGCGCCCGTGAAGGCCTGA
- a CDS encoding undecaprenyl/decaprenyl-phosphate alpha-N-acetylglucosaminyl 1-phosphate transferase yields the protein MAPWLATDILIPWVVRLAYKIGKVDTPDARKVHTIPIPRLGGVAIFAGFLIGLAAMELLVPGELFALEGPLRGVLIGGALMFLVGIVDDLKPLNAKVKFGLQILAALAAYYYGVRIEFVSNPWASGLYFLPGLIPVALTVFYLVGITNTINLIDGLDGLAGGVSLIAAGTIGIIALQTNQPIAGLMALALAGATIGFLRYNFNPAKIFMGDGGALFLGFTLASISIMGVLKLVAAVAFALPLLILGVPILDTAFAILRRAWNRKPIFSPDRGHLHHRLLDAGLTQRRAVLVIYGICLTLAGTALWLAGVEGGYPVLLAGGCFLAYGIFRLYRASRLTTSKETKGE from the coding sequence ATGGCTCCGTGGCTCGCCACGGACATCCTCATCCCGTGGGTCGTCCGCCTTGCCTACAAGATCGGCAAGGTGGACACCCCGGATGCGCGCAAGGTCCACACCATCCCCATCCCCCGCCTGGGGGGCGTCGCCATCTTCGCGGGCTTCCTCATCGGCCTGGCGGCCATGGAGCTGCTGGTGCCAGGTGAGCTCTTCGCCCTCGAAGGGCCCCTGCGTGGGGTGCTGATCGGTGGGGCCCTGATGTTCCTCGTGGGCATCGTCGACGACCTCAAGCCGCTCAACGCCAAGGTCAAGTTCGGCCTCCAGATCCTGGCAGCGCTCGCCGCCTACTACTACGGGGTGCGGATCGAGTTCGTCTCGAATCCCTGGGCGAGCGGCCTCTACTTCTTGCCGGGCCTCATCCCGGTGGCGCTGACGGTCTTCTACCTGGTCGGCATCACCAACACCATCAACCTGATCGACGGCCTGGACGGGCTCGCGGGCGGGGTCAGCCTGATCGCGGCGGGCACCATCGGCATCATCGCCCTCCAGACCAACCAGCCCATCGCGGGGCTGATGGCCCTCGCCCTCGCCGGGGCGACCATCGGCTTTCTGCGCTACAACTTCAACCCGGCCAAGATCTTCATGGGGGACGGCGGGGCCCTCTTCCTGGGCTTCACCCTCGCCTCCATCTCGATCATGGGCGTGCTCAAGCTGGTGGCGGCGGTGGCCTTCGCCCTGCCCCTGCTCATCCTGGGCGTGCCCATCCTGGACACGGCCTTTGCCATCCTGCGCCGGGCCTGGAACCGCAAGCCCATCTTCAGCCCGGACCGCGGCCACCTGCACCACCGGCTGCTGGATGCGGGGCTGACCCAGCGGCGCGCGGTCCTCGTCATCTACGGCATCTGTCTGACGCTCGCCGGCACCGCCCTCTGGCTCGCCGGGGTCGAGGGCGGCTACCCGGTCCTCTTGGCGGGCGGCTGCTTCCTGGCTTACGGCATCTTCCGTCTCTACCGCGCCTCGCGCCTCACGACATCCAAGGAAACCAAAGGTGAATAA
- a CDS encoding serine hydroxymethyltransferase: MNEFPHLRQADPDIAALIDEELGRQRHNLELIASENFTSQAVMEAMGTVLTNKYAEGYPGKRYYGGCEFVDGVETLAIERAKKLFGAEHANVQPHSGANANTAVFVAALKPGDTVLGMNLAHGGHLTHGSPVNFSGLFYNIIPYGVDEKTERIDYEALEKLAQEHKPKMIIAGASAYSRQIDFARFRQIADSVGALLMVDMAHIAGLVAAGLHPSPVPHAHFVTTTTHKTLRGPRGGMILCTAEWAKAIDKAVFPGTQGGPLMHVIAGKAVALKEALEPAFADYQRQVMANAKRLAEGLAKEGLRIVSGGTDTHLFSLDVRSVSLTGKVASAVMDEVGITVNKNTIPNDPESPFVTSGVRIGTPAVTTRGMKEPEMDRIAEAIVSLLRDPENPVVRTQVERTVASLCAAFPLYEGVPAGSVK, translated from the coding sequence TTGAACGAGTTTCCGCACCTTCGCCAGGCCGACCCCGATATCGCCGCCCTGATCGACGAAGAGCTCGGTCGCCAGCGTCACAACCTCGAGCTCATCGCCTCCGAGAACTTCACCAGCCAGGCGGTGATGGAGGCCATGGGCACGGTCCTCACCAACAAGTACGCCGAGGGCTATCCTGGTAAGCGCTACTACGGCGGCTGCGAGTTCGTCGACGGCGTCGAGACGCTCGCCATCGAGCGCGCCAAGAAGCTCTTCGGGGCCGAGCACGCCAACGTCCAGCCCCACTCGGGTGCTAACGCCAACACCGCGGTCTTCGTGGCGGCTCTCAAGCCCGGCGACACGGTGCTCGGCATGAACCTCGCCCACGGCGGCCACCTCACCCATGGCAGCCCCGTCAACTTCTCGGGCCTGTTCTACAACATCATCCCCTACGGGGTGGACGAGAAGACCGAGCGCATCGACTACGAGGCCCTCGAGAAGCTCGCCCAGGAGCACAAGCCCAAGATGATCATCGCGGGGGCCTCGGCCTACTCGCGCCAGATCGACTTCGCGCGCTTCCGTCAGATCGCGGACTCCGTCGGCGCCCTCCTGATGGTCGACATGGCCCACATCGCGGGCCTGGTGGCGGCGGGTCTGCACCCGAGCCCCGTGCCCCACGCCCACTTCGTCACCACCACCACCCACAAGACCCTGCGCGGTCCGCGCGGCGGCATGATCCTCTGCACCGCCGAGTGGGCGAAGGCCATCGACAAGGCGGTCTTCCCCGGCACCCAGGGCGGTCCGCTCATGCACGTCATCGCGGGCAAGGCCGTGGCCCTCAAGGAGGCTCTCGAGCCCGCCTTCGCCGACTACCAGCGCCAAGTGATGGCCAACGCCAAGCGGCTGGCCGAGGGCCTCGCCAAGGAAGGCCTGCGCATCGTCTCGGGCGGCACCGACACCCACCTCTTCAGCTTGGACGTCCGCTCGGTCAGCCTGACGGGCAAGGTCGCGAGCGCCGTGATGGACGAGGTCGGCATCACCGTCAACAAGAACACCATCCCCAACGACCCTGAGAGCCCCTTCGTCACCTCGGGTGTTCGCATCGGCACCCCCGCCGTGACCACCCGCGGCATGAAGGAGCCCGAGATGGACCGCATCGCCGAGGCGATCGTGAGCCTGTTGCGCGACCCCGAGAACCCGGTGGTCCGCACCCAGGTCGAGCGGACGGTCGCGAGCCTCTGCGCCGCCTTCCCCCTGTACGAGGGGGTGCCGGCGGGTAGCGTGAAGTAA
- the rpiB gene encoding ribose 5-phosphate isomerase B, translating into MRIALGSDHAGFDLKEALEAWLLSEGHTVSDLGCHDTTRTDYPPIAHAVAREVASGNAERGVLVCGSGIGVSIAANRIEGARAALVNEPVSARLSREHNDANIVCLGARLVGPDMAQEILRVFLATPFEGGRHEARVAMIDAVTR; encoded by the coding sequence TTGCGCATCGCGCTCGGTAGCGACCACGCCGGCTTCGACCTCAAGGAAGCCCTCGAGGCCTGGCTCCTTTCCGAAGGCCACACCGTCTCGGACCTTGGCTGCCACGACACCACCCGCACCGACTACCCCCCTATCGCCCACGCGGTCGCCCGCGAGGTCGCTTCTGGCAACGCCGAGCGTGGGGTGCTGGTCTGTGGTTCGGGGATCGGGGTCTCGATTGCGGCCAACCGCATCGAGGGGGCCCGCGCGGCCCTGGTCAACGAACCCGTCTCGGCGCGTCTCTCGCGCGAGCACAACGATGCCAACATCGTCTGCCTGGGCGCGCGCCTGGTGGGCCCTGATATGGCCCAAGAGATCCTGCGGGTCTTCTTGGCGACCCCCTTCGAGGGGGGGCGCCACGAGGCCCGCGTCGCCATGATCGACGCCGTCACCCGCTAA